The Quercus robur chromosome 7, dhQueRobu3.1, whole genome shotgun sequence genome has a segment encoding these proteins:
- the LOC126691240 gene encoding protein FAR1-RELATED SEQUENCE 5-like has product MPIISDEQICLEGDKENEDIYANIMQNSDCQEKISVWKMEFDSEEHAHQWYNEYAKEVGFSIRKQWKNEDRFSGVISSRRFVCYKEGYRKKDKRVVVKKPRKETRTGCLARLTISLQANGKYRVIDFESNHNHELVDKSCVHMLPSQRIITDVQAIEIELADNSGIPPKLAHELMSRQVGGRENLGFTKQDHKNYLRTKRKRDLQQGEVGGLLNYFLGQVSENPSFFFRVQLDVEDQITNIFWADAKMIFDYGIYGDVVFFDTTYRTNKECRPFGAFVGVNHHYQLVVFGASLLYDETSQSFEWLFHTFFECMSDKKPKTIFTDQDPAMAKTISLVMLETYHRLCLWHIYQNALKNLNHLFKSQKTFNADFRSCIYDGEYEEEFISAWENMLEKYDLQENEWLQDLFKVREKWAMVYGRNTFSAGKKSTQLSESFNSLLKDYLKSDLDIVQFFKHFQRAVDDVRYNEVCANYDMSQKIPTLKVNVPLLRHARDIYTGAVFTMFQDEFEKSLMVVVDTFHQSGLVSTYKVHNCEGSRQHTVTSSNGLITCSCKNFEFVGIMCSHILKVLDEMKIKLMIPEQFILKRWTKNARAGTVLDIHECEVQSDPKLEMRARYRNLCTTYVRLMGKAAESKEASDFLLSLASELDAKLEEYLKIESPCETLTPSSMSCENQVIKSTCTIQAKGLKRREVSRGRKRLKGCLEKGNKKNRSKKVQTLASSLTPPTTCSTTMT; this is encoded by the coding sequence ATGCCTATAATTAGTGATGAACAAATATGCCTTGAAGGtgataaagaaaatgaagatatttATGCTAATATTATGCAGAATTCTGATTGTCAAGAGAAAATATCTGTTTGGAAAATGGAGTTTGACTCAGAAGAACATGCTCACCAATGGTATAATGAATATGCTAAAGAAGTTGGATTTAGCATTCGAAAGCAATGGAAAAATGAGGATAGATTTAGTGGAGTAATATCAAGTAGAAGATTTGTCTGTTATAAGGAAGGCTACAGAAAAAAAGACAAGCGAGTGGTTGTGAAAAAGCCGCGAAAAGAAACTAGAACTGGTTGCTTAGCAAGACTAACCATTTCTCTTCAAGCTAATGGAAAATATCGGGTCATTGATTTTGAATCAAATCACAATCATGAGTTAGTGGATAAGTCATGTGTACACATGTTACCTTCTCAAAGAATTATTACTGATGTTCAAGCTATTGAAATTGAGTTGGCAGATAATTCAGGTATACCACCTAAATTGGCACATGAATTGATGAGTCGTCAAGTTGGAGGTAGAGAAAATCTTGGTTTTACTAAGCAAGATCATAAGAATTATTTGAGGACTAAGAGGAAAAGAGATTTGCAGCAAGGTGAAGTTGGGGGtcttttgaattattttcttgGTCAAGTATCAGAAAATCCATCATTCTTTTTTCGAGTTCAATTGGATGTTGAAGACCAAATCACTAACATATTCTGGGCTGATGCTAAAATGATTTTCGACTATGGTATATATGGTGATGTGGTATTCTTTGACACAACTTACAGGACCAATAAAGAGTGTCGACCTTTTGGAGCATTTGTTGGAGTAAATCATCATTATCAACTAGTCGTATTTGGGGCCTCTTTGTTATATGATGAAACTAGTCAGTCatttgaatggctatttcataCATTTTTTGAGTGTATGTCTGATAAAAAGCCAAAGACAATATTTACTGACCAAGATCCTGCAATGGCAAAGACAATATCTTTAGTGATGCTAGAGACTTATCATAGATTGTGCTTATGGCATATTTATCAAAATGCTCTTAAAAATCTTAATCATCTATTTAAGAGCCAAAAAACCTTCAATGCTGATTTTAGAAGTTGCATATATGATGGTGAGTATGAAGAGGAGTTCATTAGTGCTTGGGAGAATATGTTGGAAAAATATGATCTTCAAGAAAATGAATGGTTGCAAGATCTATTTAAAGTGCGAGAAAAGTGGGCTATGGTGTATGGGAGAAATACATTTTCTGCGGGTAAGAAAAGTACACAGCTTAGTGAGAGTTTCAACTCTCTTTTAAAAGATTATTTGAAGTCTGATTTGGACATAGTACAATTTTTCAAACATTTTCAAAGGGCTGTTGATGATGTCCGTTATAATGAAGTTTGTGCAAACTATGACATGAGCCAAAAAATTCCCACTTTGAAGGTTAATGTTCCTTTGTTGAGACATGCCAGAGATATCTACACAGGAGCTGTTTTTACTATGTTCCAAGATGAGTTTGAAAAGTCATTGATGGTGGTTGTTGACACTTTTCATCAAAGTGGACTAGTTTCTACATATAAAGTTCATAATTGTGAAGGTTCTAGGCAACATACAGTTACATCTTCAAATGGTTTGATTACATGTAGttgtaaaaattttgagtttgttGGAATTATGTGTAGCCATATTTTGAAAGTACTCGATGAGATGAAGATTAAGTTGATGATCCCTGAACAATTCATATTGAAGAGATGGACCAAGAATGCAAGGGCTGGAACTGTCTTGGATATTCATGAGTGTGAGGTACAAAGTGACCCTAAGCTAGAAATGCGAGCTCGTTATAGAAATTTATGCACCACTTATGTTAGATTGATGGGTAAAGCTGCTGAATCTAAAGAGGCATCTGATTTCCTTCTAAGTCTTGCAAGTGAGTTAGATGCAAAACTAGAAGAATATTTAAAGATTGAATCCCCGTGTGAGACCCTTACGCCTTCCTCAATGTCTTGTGAAAATCAGGTCATCAAGAGCACATGTACCATACAAGCAAAAGGTTTAAAGAGAAGGGAAGTTTCGCGTGGGAGAAAACGGTTGAAAGGATGTCTTGaaaagggaaataaaaaaaatagaagcaaaAAAGTCCAAACTCTCGCATCTAGCTTAACTCCTCCAACCACATGTTCCACCACCATGACATAA